AATTGTCCCTCGGGACAGTTCATAAGTTACGATCTGAATGTAGAGGGATTCATAAcgtatattttaaaatgttactCCGCCAGCGTACAAAAAATGTTCTTTCACTTTTTCTAACACCCCACCACCAAAATTGGAAAAAATGTTCCATTTTTTGCTGTTTTGAATGTGTGAAATTGATATATGATGATCACTCATTAAGGATTTCTACACCCATTTGGctaaaaaccaaacaaatcatGTGAAAACTTAACTAAAAACCTAACTTCAAAATGCGTTTTTGAATAGTTCAAGAGCAAAAATGAAATTCGGGAGGAAAAAAGAGTGGTGGTGGTGGGGAGAGAAAAAATCGACAAAGGATGAATAAAGTAGATGTTAGGGGTGGGAAGAATTTGGATTAGGTGTTGGGAGTGTGAACAAAGTGATTTCAAAATTGAAGCTTAACAATAAAAACATAACCAATCATAGCCATTATGCCCTGAGCGTATAACGACTCATTTCGAAACGTATCTTCCATAAACTTTAGAACCAAACAAAGGGGCAATTTCAAGTGTTTGAAAGGTCCGAAAGTAATGCGGGGGCAAAAAGtgtaatctttaaaatacacgATCTTGGATTTCACATGGATAACCTGTTTAATTCATAGGCCGGCCCACAAACtttgtaatcgttttttttttctatagtgTTCTTTTGGAATTTAATGAACGATGAAAACTTAAAAGtttgacaaaacttatatgcgtTGCTTCAGGTGCAGTTTTTCTTGTTTCTCTCACAAAAAGAcagtttttcatatttttttaattaaaaagaaaaaaagaaaactgtttttaaataaaaataatcaccaCCATTTATCTAGCAcagtaaaaagtaaaaactgtGTATAAAGCACTGCACATAAGTTTGgtccaaaaattaaaaattgtgattaaaaaaaaaagtcatttgaTATTTGAATTGTCCATAGattcattcatttaattttaagtaaatatatatagatattttgGTTTAgtcaaacaaaataatataaagataTTTTGGCGGGACATATTTGCAGGAGGCATACtttcaattattaaaatttagattaaaataaatattaagataGGTATAGGAGGGTGGGGGTGGGAAAGGAGAGAGGGTATCCAGGCTCCCCTCACTAGTAGCTGCTGATGAGCGAtagtcttttctttttttttttgtagtctATACTGTTATGGACCTTATAAAATAGTGTCacgataaaataataatgaattagTTTAAATAGTAAGAGTATGAATCTTTTAAGCAAGTTATTAGTGGTTCAATTATTActctcatatatataaaaaaaaaaaatagttgagaGAGAAGAATTCACCTTTTATATCGAACATGTTCTccgacaaatttttttttgaagaataagccaaataatatattaactaaAATAATCCCAATTAAGTACAAGATGTACCACTGGAAAAGCATACAAGAACTTGAAGAAGAGACGGTTGTATTAGATTCTTAAAAGGTCGGATTCAAGTCTAAAAACTAAGTTTATGACAAATCACATGTCAGACTCaagcatttaatttattgaCAGACCTGACTCAAGCTTAACAAAGGCTAGCTCGCCTAGCCTATTTCCAACCCTAACGATGATTGCATGTTGTATGATGGCCCATTTGCCATGTTGAGTTTCAGCCCTGTGCCATCACTTTTTTGAATTTTCTGTTATTTCATTCTCAAAAGACTGGCCCATTGACCCCAAATTTTTGGACCATTTGCTTTTTATAGAAAGAGAACAAAACTTGCATTTCAGGATCTGTCTCTTCAGTTGCTCATGAGATATCATAAACACATATTTCATGTATTTACCACCACCAACACAAACATATACATCATGTTCATGTTTTTTCTCCTAATTAATATGACTTTATAAGTGGCCATCAATATTAAATATGCTCTTGTGGTTGTAGATACAATCTTCTATTTTTGGCTCTCGTGTCAGAACAAGCTCCTATTAGttctataataataaattttcatgCACTTATTGGAAGAGATTCAAACTAGTACGTAGTAGCCCACTAGAATATGTTTTAACCTTCTATGGTTTTCTGAAATCAAAGAATTGGATTGacaagaattatttttttaaacttttgttATTGGTACAAAATTTCTACTATGCAAAATTTCTATTAACTTTACTGATTTACCGATGACTAGTGTTTATTGAATATTTAGTGAGAGTTTCTTCCCCAGTCACATTTATTCTATTCACTATACTAGACTTGAACTTGATCAGGGTTGTCCTTAAAATTTTAAGTGCCCCAATAGAATTATGAATTTGGTGcacatttattttataagtcgtataatttttatttctcttttggcGGATTTATTTTAACATAAAGATTAGCAGTATAATTTGTTATCCGATTGATTTTTATTCATATgttaaaaaatcaaactccAGTTTCACTCCGattatattgtttaaaaaatcaaactccAATTTCACTCTGACcaacataatatttttgtcattaatcgttagttggttcagtggtgattggcacTGCCACGTTGAACTTGGTAAGAAGGACCACCGTTCGATCGCCTGCAACTACAATCGGAGggggttgaaaccacttgaCACCAGAACTAacctcgaaccagattaggcggtgCAATGGGCGGTTAAaacaaagggaaaaaaaatttggtcaactAGACTGGcttgattaattttatttttcttagctTTCCTAAATTCACTGAAAAAGAAATCTTCAATAATAATGAGAACGTTAGCCCTAGCCCATTATTAGAGTTATGTGAGTGTGACAGtttaattgaattttgttttcaattgtaAGTAGTAGGGCCAAAACACAAAAGGTACTGTATAAAAGAAATTCTGACACTAGATTTTCTTGACATACTCTAGAACAATATCCCTGCCTCATTCTCTGAAATGgattcaattttataaaaactgATTATTTTACAAGGCCAGTAAATTGATTTTTAGAACACAAACTTATCATAAAAAACATGTTCGAagcatgtcaaaaaaaaaattcattataaGGTGGGGTAGAGCTTTCTATACCCATTCTTAAAATTAGTTGAAAATTATTGTAGTTAGTTACATATATATTAGATAAGATTGGTTGAAAATTTGTTATGTTTAGTTAGCTTAATTAGGatcatttaatttatatagagtaatttttcaacattacaacaattaatagcataaaaaaaaaaaaaaaacaactaggTAACCAATTACCTTAGCATGAACACTTGAATGTGAGTTTCTTCTAATAAGgaacaatataataataaaaggcTTACAAAAATCATAGCCAATCTTGTTCTTCCACTAGCTCATAATTGAAGGGTTACCGTTAATTAGTACTACTAATTAACACCTGAAGCTAGAGATAGATTGAAACATCTCAAGCAACATTAATTCTAATAGTAAAAAAACCTTACAAAGTAATTAATAccattattatttataatacaTAGTACTATACACAACCACATGCATTcaccaaatatatattaattaatccaAGTTTGCAAAAAAGCAAACATGgaagttaattaataattaatcaatTGATAATATTTGATGTCAGTGGTAATTTGTGGGAAGAGAAGtggctcctcctcctcctcctccaactCCTACTCCTCCAACAAAACATGATGTTCTTTTAACAAAACGACCTTTCATTCTTGGTCTCTTTTCTGCATTCAATTTCCTTACTTCATATCTTATTTTCTTTGCAAACAAACGtgttcttcttttctctctataCCTTGATACTCTTGCTTCTCTTCCTCCATCTCCATTATTTCCCATTAATTGTCCCCTTAAGCTTCTCACTTCTCCTTCTACACCACTTGAACCctgaaattataatatttacaaaacattaattaacatgtcAAATATCATATTacatgtatatgtatgtatgtcgCGATATAACTAAAACAACTAAGTGATAGAGTGGTCTGACTGCCACCATCCGAGATTCAGCCCTTGCCGTTTCGATTATCTCTTATCAACCCTTGACgtatttcatatttttcactCTAAGTTTTTCTTGCTAATTTGATGTATATTTAGATTCGGTTTTAATAAACAATTTAGTTAAGcgcttaaaaaaaaagtcaaactattttatATAAGTTATAAAGCTACTTTTATAAGCTATCATATATATAGTttgtgaaaataagttgaaaaccgCTTAtgctatatatttttcataagttcttATAGAAGTGTCTAACACgtgcttatgtcagtagataaaaTCAAATGAGTTAATCCAAACAGAATCGTAGTAGAGTATAAGAGATaatagagaaaagaaaaaattgaagtaCCAAAAAGTTTTGCCATGAATCATCATCAGAATTGAACTTAGGAGGGTTTCCAGTAGTCCATGGAGAAGGAGAACCTTGCCTGCTCCAAGCACTAATAACCTCTTCATAGTTTAGTCTCAAAAATCTCTCTCTCTTAGTTTCCTCTTTAGTACTAATAACACTCTCACTATTATTACTCACCATCACAAACTCTTTCTCTTGATGATGTGCTAATGATTCATTATTATCAAAATTCCAATGAAAAACTTCATCACTTGTCATATCAAAAACTGATTCCAAATCATCAAGTTCTTCATCTTTAACCTTTAACACTTCATTCTTAGATGTATCTATTTCATTCTCTTGTTTATAATCAAACACTTGTCCTGATGAATTCTCATGAATATTCTCATTACTTCCAACACCAAGTAAGCTTTCAACATTAGCTGCAAATTCAGCAAGATCAACATCAAATTCACAAAAACTATCCAAATCACACATTTCCTCAAAATCAGCACCATCATTTTTCACATTACAATTCTCTAAATCAAAAGGATCGACATCAAAAACTGGTACTCGACAAAGCAAATTCTCCTCCTCGGCTTCATCAATATCGACAAGTAATTCTTGtccttgttcttcttcttcgcGTCCAAGCTCAGGAACAAGTGGAAGAAAACTAGTATTGAAAAGAACTTTCTCCTTAAGACgttgctgttgttgttgaatcgacgAATTTTTGTTATGGCGTGGAGTTCTTGCTTTTCTTGTGAATCCACTATGCCATGCTTGTGCTGTAGTTGTTACCTTAGCAGACGCGGTTTGTAGACGAACCCTTTCGTGTCTACTTGCTAATTGATTAGCTGAATGAACCAAATTGTCACAGCCATGACAAAGAAAAGCATCATCTGCAGCACAAAACCAACGTGCTCTTCTTCTTAAACAGCTATCACATGCCCTTGCTGTCTTGGCACCCAAGGCACCTGCATCTGCATCACTTTTCATGACTTTGATCATAAAACTATgttgtttatggttttttttctcaaatgaaATGTTAGTAACAAtgattcaattaatattttgtgtgtgtgtgtgttgagACTAGACACTGTGATGAAAGAGTCACTTTTTTTTCTCTGCTTAATGCACTTTTGGTAATTTGCTACAGGAATATTAATGGAGGTTAATGGGACCTACCAATTGGTTTGATCTTAGTGTTGATTGGTTAGAGAGTTGAAGTTAATCTTATTCTCTGAATTCTAATTGGCTATCTTTATAATTATAGGATTTCATATGGACCCAACATTGTTTGTACATTAAATTTTTGAGGAAGACATTTTTGTTGTGTTACATGTATAATAATTCAATAATGTCTGCAAAATGAGGTCCCCTCTCTTTAGG
This portion of the Trifolium pratense cultivar HEN17-A07 linkage group LG3, ARS_RC_1.1, whole genome shotgun sequence genome encodes:
- the LOC123915724 gene encoding zinc finger protein CONSTANS-LIKE 16-like, coding for MIKVMKSDADAGALGAKTARACDSCLRRRARWFCAADDAFLCHGCDNLVHSANQLASRHERVRLQTASAKVTTTAQAWHSGFTRKARTPRHNKNSSIQQQQQRLKEKVLFNTSFLPLVPELGREEEEQGQELLVDIDEAEEENLLCRVPVFDVDPFDLENCNVKNDGADFEEMCDLDSFCEFDVDLAEFAANVESLLGVGSNENIHENSSGQVFDYKQENEIDTSKNEVLKVKDEELDDLESVFDMTSDEVFHWNFDNNESLAHHQEKEFVMVSNNSESVISTKEETKRERFLRLNYEEVISAWSRQGSPSPWTTGNPPKFNSDDDSWQNFLGSSGVEGEVRSLRGQLMGNNGDGGREARVSRYREKRRTRLFAKKIRYEVRKLNAEKRPRMKGRFVKRTSCFVGGVGVGGGGGGATSLPTNYH